The following are encoded together in the Humulus lupulus chromosome 5, drHumLupu1.1, whole genome shotgun sequence genome:
- the LOC133779927 gene encoding uncharacterized protein LOC133779927: protein MFNTRPQGNLLSNTVVNPKEQCQAITLRSEKENQGPSLKGTQEKKPEEEGSCEKVEPQVEKKVTEGLATKRRFNRLEDFEIVALTEECNAILQRKLPQKLQDSGSFTIPCTIGKFECKHALCDLGAGINLMPLSIFWKLGLGEAKPTTITLQLVDQSIKHPRGVIEDVLVKVDKFIFPTDFTVLDMEEDANIPIILGRPFLATGRTLIDVQKGELKLQVQNEESGCGV, encoded by the exons ATGTTTAATACTAGGCCTCAAGGGAATTTGCTTAGCAATACCGTGGTAAATCCTAAGGAGCAGTGTCAAGCTATCACTTTGAGGAGCGAGAAAGAAAACCAGGGTCCTTCTCTAAAGGGGACTCAAGAAAAGAAGCCAGAAGAAGAGGGGAGCTGTGAAAAAGTGGAGCCCCAAGTGGAGAAAAAGGTTACTGAAGGCCTTGCAACCAAAAGAAGATTCAACCG GTTGGAAGACTTTGAGATAGTGGCACTTACTGAAGAGTGCAATGCAATTCTCCAAAGGAAGCTTCCACAAAAGCTTCAAGATTCAGGGAGTTTCACTATCCCTTGTACTATAGGGAAATTTGAATGTAAACATGCTCTTTGTGATCTTGGAGCAGGTATCAATCTCATGCCTCTATCTATTTTTTGGAAGCTTGGTCTTGGTGAGGCAAAGCCTACTACTATTACTCTTCAGCTCGTGGATCAATCAATCAAGCACCCAAGGGGAGTTATTGAAGATGTGCTAGTCAAGGTAGACAAGTTTATTTTTCCAACAGATTTCACTGTTCTAGACATGGAGGAGGATGCGAACATTCCCATTATTTTGGgaagaccatttttagccacaGGGAGAACACTAATTGATGTACAAAAGGGGGAGTTGAAGCTGCAAGTGCAAAACgaagag agtggATGTGGtgtgtaa